The following are from one region of the Hydrogenophaga sp. BPS33 genome:
- the ygiD gene encoding 4,5-DOPA dioxygenase extradiol produces the protein MPSRRLFLESTSLGALSAALLSLSAQAPAHAAPLKRQPVLFIGHGSPMNAISDNRFTRALSAWGQRLGEPRAILVVSAHWLTNGATGVTVNERPPTIHDFGGFPRQLHEMQYPAKGHPDLARAAARLIRSNPSVPTTEWGLDHGTWTVLHHLFPKANVPVFQVSIDYDKPAAFHYALGRELQGLREQGVLVIGSGNIVHNLRATDRGTPEQSKASRPWAQAFDDCVKRALDQREDKALLNYIGLDMSARMAVPTPDHYWPFLYALGAADAGQVPRHVFEAFHSGTLGMRCLQFG, from the coding sequence CCAGGCGCCTGCCCACGCTGCCCCACTGAAGCGCCAGCCGGTGCTCTTCATTGGCCACGGCAGCCCGATGAACGCGATCTCGGACAACCGGTTCACCCGCGCACTGTCGGCCTGGGGCCAGCGCCTGGGTGAGCCGCGCGCGATTCTGGTGGTGTCGGCGCATTGGCTCACGAATGGCGCGACCGGTGTGACCGTGAACGAGCGACCGCCCACCATCCACGACTTCGGTGGCTTTCCGCGCCAGCTGCACGAAATGCAATACCCGGCCAAGGGCCACCCCGATCTGGCACGTGCCGCCGCCAGACTCATCCGCAGCAACCCCAGCGTGCCCACCACCGAATGGGGGCTGGACCACGGCACCTGGACCGTGCTGCACCACTTGTTTCCCAAGGCCAACGTGCCGGTCTTTCAGGTCTCGATCGACTACGACAAGCCGGCTGCTTTCCATTACGCGCTGGGCCGTGAATTGCAAGGTTTGCGCGAGCAGGGCGTACTCGTCATCGGCAGCGGCAATATCGTGCACAACCTGCGCGCCACCGACCGGGGCACGCCCGAGCAATCCAAGGCAAGCCGGCCTTGGGCGCAGGCGTTCGATGACTGTGTCAAACGCGCGCTGGACCAGCGCGAAGACAAGGCGTTGCTGAACTACATCGGGCTGGACATGTCTGCCCGCATGGCGGTGCCCACGCCGGACCACTATTGGCCCTTTCTATACGCGTTGGGCGCGGCCGATGCGGGTCAGGTGCCTCGGCACGTCTTCGAGGCCTTCCACAGCGGCACGCTGGGCATGCGCTGCCTGCAGTTTGGTTAA
- the tgt gene encoding tRNA guanosine(34) transglycosylase Tgt, translating to MLQFELLKTEGHARRGRLTLNHGVVETPIFMPVGTYGTVKGVMPQSLHDMGAQIILGNTFHLWMRPGREVMASFGGLHAFEQWHKPILTDSGGFQVWSLGAMRKITEEGVTFASPVNGDKLFMSPEVSMQIQTGLNSDIVMQLDECTPYETNGHITTEAEARKSMEMSRRWAQRSQDEFARLENPNALFGIVQGGMFEHLRQESLEALVEMDFPGYAIGGVSVGEPKEQMLQIMAHTPHRLPAHKPRYLMGVGTPEDLVQGVADGVDMFDCVMPTRNARNGTLFTRFGDLKIRNARHKTDHQPLDVTCTCHACAGKSGVSWTDGGRDGFSRAYLHHLDRCGEMLGPMLSTIHNLHYYLNLMREVREALDAGTFGAFQAQFKADRARGV from the coding sequence ATGCTCCAGTTCGAACTGCTCAAGACCGAAGGCCACGCGCGCCGCGGCCGACTCACGCTCAACCATGGCGTGGTCGAAACCCCCATCTTCATGCCCGTGGGCACCTACGGCACCGTCAAAGGCGTGATGCCACAGAGCCTGCACGACATGGGCGCCCAGATCATCCTGGGCAACACGTTTCACCTCTGGATGCGCCCGGGCCGCGAGGTGATGGCCAGCTTCGGTGGCCTGCACGCCTTCGAACAATGGCACAAGCCCATCCTCACCGACTCGGGCGGCTTCCAGGTCTGGAGTCTGGGTGCAATGCGCAAGATCACCGAAGAAGGCGTGACCTTCGCCTCGCCCGTCAACGGCGACAAGCTCTTCATGTCGCCCGAGGTGAGCATGCAGATCCAGACCGGCCTGAACAGCGACATCGTGATGCAGCTCGACGAGTGCACACCCTACGAAACCAATGGCCACATCACCACCGAGGCCGAAGCGCGCAAGAGCATGGAGATGAGCCGGCGCTGGGCCCAGCGTTCACAAGACGAATTCGCACGGCTGGAGAATCCCAATGCGCTTTTCGGCATCGTGCAGGGCGGCATGTTCGAGCACCTGCGCCAGGAGTCGCTGGAGGCGCTGGTCGAGATGGACTTTCCCGGCTACGCCATCGGCGGCGTGAGCGTGGGCGAGCCCAAGGAGCAGATGCTGCAAATCATGGCGCACACGCCGCACCGCCTGCCGGCGCACAAACCGCGTTACTTGATGGGCGTGGGCACTCCGGAAGACCTGGTGCAAGGCGTGGCCGATGGCGTGGACATGTTCGACTGCGTCATGCCCACGCGCAACGCGCGCAATGGCACGTTGTTCACCCGCTTTGGCGATCTGAAGATCCGCAACGCGCGCCACAAGACCGACCACCAGCCGCTGGACGTCACCTGCACCTGCCACGCCTGCGCCGGCAAGAGCGGCGTGAGCTGGACCGACGGTGGACGCGACGGCTTCAGCCGTGCCTACCTGCACCACCTGGACCGCTGCGGCGAAATGCTCGGCCCGATGCTGAGCACCATCCACAACCTGCACTACTACCTGAACCTGATGCGCGAGGTGCGCGAGGCATTGGACGCGGGCACCTTCGGCGCATTCCAGGCGCAGTTCAAGGCCGATCGCGCGCGCGGCGTTTAA
- a CDS encoding PQQ-dependent sugar dehydrogenase, producing MQRPTRCHHLVPAIALCATAPAMAATPYATQGTCAGHPAVALKVPAGWCAGLVADVRDGLRMPRRLLEVAPNRFWIVDMGNWEPRRGRLLELRTGISPGQTGRVRVLATGLDRPQGLAKGPDGRIYIGEAGVVWRTPIGETVQRQDVITGLPADGAHPLKELAFTPDGRLLVNMGSITDACRGSDQQQPAPCPELAGPQPRAAVYVATLGGQDFALQSFKPLATGLRNSLGLASTTARDGTVRLWQAENSVDYTDAKLPAEELNELKEGASYGWPYCVSDAKGLAVPARGYEGRARCAQHVSAHAAWPAHVAPLQLLLTPRDFHTGPFAHRLLAVWHGYRPGGHRVVAWRLDDQGRPSGAREDLVSGWQAQAGARPMGTPAGITFDAQGRLWIVEDRNKTVIVIAPKP from the coding sequence ATGCAACGACCCACGCGCTGTCATCACCTTGTTCCCGCCATCGCCCTGTGCGCCACAGCGCCCGCCATGGCCGCCACGCCCTACGCCACGCAGGGCACGTGCGCCGGTCACCCTGCGGTGGCCTTGAAGGTGCCCGCCGGCTGGTGCGCTGGCCTGGTGGCCGATGTGCGCGATGGCCTGCGCATGCCGCGCCGCCTGCTCGAAGTGGCGCCGAACCGGTTCTGGATCGTCGACATGGGCAACTGGGAACCTCGCCGCGGCCGTCTGCTGGAACTGCGCACCGGTATCTCGCCCGGCCAGACGGGACGCGTTCGCGTGCTCGCCACCGGCCTGGACCGCCCGCAAGGACTGGCGAAAGGGCCTGACGGACGCATCTACATTGGAGAAGCCGGCGTTGTGTGGCGCACGCCCATCGGCGAGACCGTCCAGAGACAGGACGTGATCACCGGCCTGCCCGCCGACGGCGCTCATCCGCTCAAGGAGTTGGCCTTCACACCCGATGGCCGGCTGCTGGTCAACATGGGGTCGATCACCGACGCGTGCCGAGGCAGCGACCAGCAACAACCCGCACCCTGCCCCGAACTCGCCGGCCCCCAGCCACGCGCCGCCGTGTACGTGGCCACCTTGGGTGGGCAGGACTTCGCGCTGCAGAGCTTCAAACCCCTGGCCACTGGGCTGCGCAACTCGCTCGGCCTGGCCAGCACCACCGCGCGCGACGGCACGGTGCGCCTGTGGCAAGCAGAGAACTCGGTGGACTACACCGATGCAAAGCTGCCCGCCGAGGAGCTCAACGAATTGAAAGAGGGCGCGTCTTACGGCTGGCCCTATTGCGTGAGCGACGCAAAGGGTCTGGCGGTGCCGGCGCGCGGTTACGAAGGCAGGGCGCGTTGCGCGCAACACGTCTCGGCGCATGCGGCGTGGCCGGCCCACGTAGCGCCCCTGCAGTTGCTATTGACACCCCGAGACTTCCACACAGGCCCCTTCGCCCACCGCTTGCTTGCGGTCTGGCACGGCTACCGCCCCGGGGGCCATCGCGTCGTGGCCTGGCGGCTCGACGACCAGGGCCGTCCCAGTGGCGCGCGCGAAGACCTGGTGAGCGGCTGGCAAGCCCAAGCCGGCGCGCGGCCGATGGGCACGCCGGCCGGGATCACCTTCGACGCCCAAGGCCGGCTGTGGATCGTGGAAGACCGCAACAAGACGGTCATCGTGATCGCACCGAAGCCTTGA
- a CDS encoding DUF2269 family protein, with amino-acid sequence MNTYLLLKWVHVVSSVVLVGTGLGTAFFMFFTNRSGNLQAQAVVNRLVVRADAWFTAPAVLIQPATGIALAHLAGWPLSTPWIAVSLALFVFTGLLWLPVVWLQWRMAAMARTAVADGTPLPAAYSQHARWWERLGYPAFAAMLVVFALMVFTPSFTL; translated from the coding sequence ATGAACACCTATCTCTTGCTGAAGTGGGTCCATGTGGTGTCCAGTGTGGTGCTGGTGGGCACCGGCCTGGGCACCGCGTTCTTCATGTTCTTCACCAACCGCAGCGGCAACCTGCAGGCACAGGCCGTCGTCAACCGGCTCGTGGTGCGGGCAGACGCGTGGTTCACCGCGCCTGCGGTGCTGATCCAGCCGGCCACCGGCATCGCCTTGGCCCATCTGGCGGGCTGGCCTTTGAGCACGCCGTGGATCGCGGTCTCGCTCGCGCTGTTTGTTTTCACCGGCTTGCTGTGGTTGCCGGTGGTGTGGCTGCAGTGGCGCATGGCCGCCATGGCCCGCACCGCCGTGGCCGATGGCACGCCCCTGCCTGCCGCCTACTCGCAGCATGCGCGCTGGTGGGAGCGCCTGGGCTACCCCGCGTTCGCCGCCATGCTGGTGGTGTTCGCGCTGATGGTGTTCACACCCAGCTTCACTCTCTAA
- a CDS encoding DoxX-like family protein has product MTPQDREWLRWSLVFVWVSTALVSVWEWRGQSMALLSPLDVRFEQLKPWLIGSGAAVDLLLGVWMAWRPGRRVHAVALSAMILMTAVATLIQPDLWLHPLGPLTKNLPIAAILVVLLRNPGPTR; this is encoded by the coding sequence ATGACCCCACAAGACCGTGAATGGCTGCGCTGGAGTCTGGTGTTCGTGTGGGTGAGCACGGCGCTCGTGAGCGTGTGGGAATGGCGCGGCCAGAGCATGGCGTTGTTGTCCCCTCTGGACGTGCGGTTCGAGCAACTCAAGCCCTGGTTGATCGGGAGCGGCGCGGCCGTCGACCTGCTGCTGGGTGTGTGGATGGCCTGGCGACCCGGCCGCCGGGTTCATGCTGTGGCGCTGTCTGCCATGATCCTGATGACGGCCGTGGCCACCCTGATCCAGCCCGATCTGTGGTTGCATCCGCTGGGTCCGTTGACCAAAAACCTGCCGATCGCCGCCATCCTGGTGGTCTTGCTGCGCAACCCAGGCCCCACGCGATGA